Proteins from a single region of Candidatus Neomarinimicrobiota bacterium:
- a CDS encoding class C beta-lactamase-related serine hydrolase, whose translation MPIRDSLIILFFCFSCEKDSTNWPTAGWSKSTPAAQGLDEAKLSSLDKEFATGKHGYLDGMLVIRNGYIVYSKKYVQDYETPFKGTNTAPGQYNYYDPDWHPYYKGTELHSMQSISKSVTSAIVGIAIARGIIPDVNVKMSGYLVEFSTSDSNLQRQNMTLEDVLTMRTGIKWDESTVSYTDPANSCAGMEQSRDWVQFVMNQPMAAEPGDVFVYNSGATMLLSHMIRKTTGLEVDEYGQKYLFEPLGIKEYYWKRTPRGLTDTEGGLYLKPEDLAKIGYLFLKDGIWEGRRILPEGWVKESVTPRVKLASSKTRYGYKWWLLPYKEGKYAITGLGYGGQRLIIIPDKELIAVFTGWNIYDTPSLNANYALNRLLKAFGPES comes from the coding sequence TTGCCCATACGAGACTCTTTAATCATTCTTTTTTTCTGTTTTTCCTGTGAAAAGGATTCAACCAATTGGCCTACAGCTGGATGGTCGAAATCAACACCAGCGGCCCAAGGCCTTGATGAGGCAAAACTTTCTTCCCTTGACAAGGAGTTTGCTACAGGAAAACACGGTTATTTGGACGGAATGCTGGTCATTAGAAATGGTTACATTGTTTATTCAAAAAAATATGTTCAGGATTATGAAACTCCGTTCAAAGGCACCAATACAGCACCTGGTCAGTATAACTATTATGATCCTGATTGGCATCCTTACTATAAAGGAACTGAGCTTCATTCTATGCAATCTATCAGTAAGAGTGTTACCTCCGCGATCGTAGGAATCGCTATCGCAAGGGGAATTATTCCAGATGTAAATGTGAAGATGAGCGGTTACCTAGTTGAGTTTTCAACTTCCGATTCAAATCTCCAAAGACAAAATATGACTCTTGAAGATGTTCTCACCATGAGGACAGGTATCAAATGGGATGAATCGACAGTCTCTTATACAGATCCGGCCAACAGTTGTGCCGGCATGGAGCAGAGTCGGGATTGGGTACAGTTTGTTATGAATCAACCCATGGCTGCCGAGCCTGGTGATGTCTTTGTTTACAACAGCGGTGCTACCATGCTGCTGTCTCATATGATTCGTAAAACGACAGGACTAGAGGTAGATGAGTACGGTCAAAAATATCTTTTCGAACCTTTAGGTATTAAGGAATACTACTGGAAAAGAACTCCCAGAGGTCTTACTGACACAGAAGGGGGTCTCTATCTGAAACCTGAAGACTTGGCAAAGATTGGTTACCTTTTTCTCAAGGACGGTATTTGGGAAGGGCGCCGCATACTTCCGGAAGGTTGGGTCAAAGAATCAGTTACACCAAGGGTTAAGTTGGCATCTAGCAAGACACGCTACGGTTATAAGTGGTGGCTATTACCCTATAAAGAGGGAAAGTATGCCATCACAGGTCTCGGCTACGGAGGTCAGAGACTTATAATTATACCTGACAAAGAATTAATTGCAGTTTTTACAGGATGGAATATCTACGACACACCTTCTCTAAACGCTAACTATGCTCTCAACCGCTTACTCAAGGCTTTTGGCCCAGAGTCATAG